AGGGGTATGTTGCAGATAGATCTATCTTTGTCCTTCAAACACCAACATCAATCACGTATGTTCTAGTGTATGTCGATGACATTATTGTCACGGGGTCAGATTCAGCACAAATCAGTCAGCTTATTGCATCACTTGGTTCTGAGTTTGCGATTAAGGATATGGTGGTAATTTATCATTTTTCTTGGGTATTGAAGTGTTACGCCAAGGTAGAGATTTGGTTCTCACTTAGAGAAAAACGTTACGGATCTTCTCAAACGTTCAAAGATGGATGGTGTTAAGCCAGTATGCACACCATTGGGTTCAAACGTGAAGATTCAGAAAGGGGGCACTGAGAGATTCAAGGATCCAACTTTTTATCGCAGTGTGGTAGGTGCACTGCAGTACTTGCATTTAACCAGACTAGACATCTCCGTGGCAGTAAATAAAGTGTGTCAATATATGCATGATCCGTTTGTTGAGCATTGGGAACTTTTCAAAAGAATACTTCGATACCTAAAGGGAACTGCGGATTATGGTTTATATCTGAATTCAGCAAAAGGCTTCTCCCTTCATGCATACTCTGATGCAGATTGGGACGGAAGCTTAGATGATCGACGATCTACTAGTGGCTACTGTATTTATTTCGGTGGCAACTTTATATCTTGGAGTGCACGCAAACAAAAAACAACATCCAAGTCTAGTACGGAGGCGGA
This is a stretch of genomic DNA from Papaver somniferum cultivar HN1 chromosome 1, ASM357369v1, whole genome shotgun sequence. It encodes these proteins:
- the LOC113275461 gene encoding uncharacterized protein LOC113275461, which translates into the protein MDGVKPVCTPLGSNVKIQKGGTERFKDPTFYRSVVGALQYLHLTRLDISVAVNKVCQYMHDPFVEHWELFKRILRYLKGTADYGLYLNSAKGFSLHAYSDADWDGSLDDRRSTSGYCIYFGGNFISWSARKQKTTSKSSTEAEYRGVAIATSDLIWIQSLLMELGVLSTTPIL